TCGAATATAATGAAACTGTTATCGAAGGAAGGCACGTTTGGTTGTTTGATTTTGTTAGTgatatgttttacaatttacatgcATACATCTTTGCTTGACAACTCTCAACCCGATTATATCCCCGTTCCAATGTTTACGTTTACCCGAGTCAACTATTCTGAAAAAGGAAATGTTATGGTGGCCATCATCATGcaccaaccatctaaatatctaaaaACAACATTGATCTCGTTGAATCATTCAAATCATGCtgctgatatttttatttttcggaATTACTCGAGGGATCCTATACAGAAAGATGTCTTGCAATGGTGTCCGACTGCAAATGTTATTTCAGATAAAGGACGGACACATTCAATGGATATAGCGCAGTTTGTAATGGagcattttatttcttcaaaatatgaTGTTTTAGTATATATCAATTCatattctgttcttttcattgATTGGTGGGATACTTTAAAGGATTGTTTGACTCAGTCACGTGGATTTGTTTCGCTATACGCGATAGAACGAAACGCGGAGCATGCCGATAAGTGCAATGATCTATTATGTTGCCAGGCATGGATGGGAATGGTGGGATCGGTATGGAGGCGAAATTTAGCTGAACGAGTCATGTCTGAAACCTTTCAAGTACAAGGTAATCTTCACTACAAAATGGAATTCTGGTGTAGAATGTTCAGTATTCCTTTGCAGACAGTTAAAAATTCAGTGATAGCCGTCATTGACAGTGAAAAACGAAACTACGATTTAATATCACATAAAATTTCTACCCGGCAACGGATGCAGCAACATGTGACTGCTGTTAAGATAAGGGCAGATTTTCTAACAAATCGTTCCAAAGcaatacaaaagaaaatgctACCGTTAGAAAATCTAGCTATATCAAATACCACATATAAAGCACCAGAGTGCATCGCGGCAGTACTTCGAGTGCACATTTTTCGAAAAGAGAGATCAATTCTGACTGCATATGAAATCGAACAATGGATACGTTACATGCAGCATGCTGgagtaaatattgtatatttgtatgaCGCATATCAAAATAAAGACGAAAAGCTGGAGATGTGGGTCAAGCAGGTTTTTGATCCCAACGAAGTCATATACCACGACTGGTACTTCAACAATACGTTTCCAGTTCAAGAATCCCGCTTGTTGGCTTATCAGCATGCAATTGACCATTATAAAGATGTTTGTGAATGGCACATGCGCATGGATATGAATGAGTATCCTTTTATTACAACTGATACTGAGAAAGGTTTCCTCAAGCGTCTGTTAAACAGAGTAAATATATTAAAGCCAAATTCTACAGAAATATTATTTCCTGTTTTTCAGTTTTCCGGAAATCTAACGCAGGAACAATGGTTAATTGGGCGGTTTCAATATAGATATGCAAATCATAGCGGAAAGGTAAGGCCATTGTATAAGGCAAAATGTGTAAAAACAGCGcgacaaaataataatgaattagaGAAAGGAAACACTGAACGCTTAGACCCAAAACTAGCCAGAATTAATTGGTACTTGGATGTAAGTACGAATATGAATACTACCTACACAACAGAACCTTTGGACGAGATTATACCTGATTCGAGTATTTTTCCCTTGCTTCAGCATCTGAAACAAGATATATTAATATCAAACAAGATGCCGTTGTACGTTACGAATCAGTTTTGGGATTCTATGAATTGAGGCGCCGTTTGGTTGTGTAGGTGTGTATTCGTGACAGTCGTAAGCCGTTTTGGTTACATAGGATAGTTCAGGAAAGTTTCCTTAAACTGGTCTATACAGTGTCTAATCCTGATTTACTCCTGTTTTGCTTGATCTGAATAGATTACCTACATGTGGTACACTTTTTATTTTGTCTGTCATTATGTGCCATAGTAACACATGCGAGGAAAGAAAACATCAACGATAAGACAAGACTGCATTTGGcaacttataaaatgaaaaatgaactccATAAAACATTACGGAGGAGGGCGGACAAATGTCTGCACCGACAACACTTTAGAAACGAACACAGAAGgttcttacaaaaaaaatataacaaaccaAACAATGGACAATATATTTTGAAGATAATAAGTAATGCCATGCTCCTATACATTTGAGATTGCTTAATCAATTCTTCGATTTTTTGCAATACTGTGCAACCACTTTAAAGCAACATCGACATGAAATATGATTACTGAACATGTGTATTTAGGTTGCTGTTAAGAAGAGGTTGATCGACTACGATTTTTCTAGTTTTGAAATATGGAACTTTCTTCTCAGGCATGAAAATATTCCCAACCTTACGTGGACAGTCAAGAGAATCGGGATACCCTAAACATTCAAATGATTGGGATTGGAAATCTATCTACCGACTCATTGATGCAATTTTAGTAAGAATCGGGAATATAACGGACCTGCCTCTCAGAGATTTCCTGCTTTATTTTAACAAGTATTTTATAGAGAAGAGATATTacacagttattgacttatgtttcggtcaatatgtctttttacggacctgtaaaaatgatattgactgaggacgcagtccgaggtcaatatcatctttacaggtccgtaaaaacatatattgaccgaaacataagtctataattgttatattatatgcacttctcaaatgcactcatctgactggcccatatttcatacacataagaaaagtgatatcacaagagtcattatcacttttgcgggtcaatatcgggttttgcggacccgcgcgtgcactccTTTCGGCCAAtaaaatgagcgcat
The genomic region above belongs to Mercenaria mercenaria strain notata chromosome 12, MADL_Memer_1, whole genome shotgun sequence and contains:
- the LOC123535157 gene encoding uncharacterized protein LOC123535157, with amino-acid sequence MRTQGRWDRMQWQLDPYKWYLQVNPSSRYERRHYNKDCFVFLPQRYERKFFSNIMKLLSKEGTFGCLILLVICFTIYMHTSLLDNSQPDYIPVPMFTFTRVNYSEKGNVMVAIIMHQPSKYLKTTLISLNHSNHAADIFIFRNYSRDPIQKDVLQWCPTANVISDKGRTHSMDIAQFVMEHFISSKYDVLVYINSYSVLFIDWWDTLKDCLTQSRGFVSLYAIERNAEHADKCNDLLCCQAWMGMVGSVWRRNLAERVMSETFQVQGNLHYKMEFWCRMFSIPLQTVKNSVIAVIDSEKRNYDLISHKISTRQRMQQHVTAVKIRADFLTNRSKAIQKKMLPLENLAISNTTYKAPECIAAVLRVHIFRKERSILTAYEIEQWIRYMQHAGVNIVYLYDAYQNKDEKLEMWVKQVFDPNEVIYHDWYFNNTFPVQESRLLAYQHAIDHYKDVCEWHMRMDMNEYPFITTDTEKGFLKRLLNRVNILKPNSTEILFPVFQFSGNLTQEQWLIGRFQYRYANHSGKVRPLYKAKCVKTARQNNNELEKGNTERLDPKLARINWYLDVSTNMNTTYTTEPLDEIIPDSSIFPLLQHLKQDILISNKMPLYVTNQFWDSMN